The DNA region ACTGGCTTGATGTCCTGCCGCTGATAGACTTTTCGGCTGGCATCGAAGATGACCAGTTGATCAACCGTCCAGGAAAGGGCGGTAGCGCTGGCCTTATCCTACTGAAACTTCTTCTATGGACCGTTGGGTTTCGTGCTATGGATCAGCGGGACGTCGTATACGGACTGTGGGGGATTCTTCAGCACATGGCCAATGCCCAGGGCGTTGAGATGCCGAAGCATCTGCGACCAAACTACGACATTACCGCGGCAGAGCTTCTTCAAACCGTGGCAAGGGAAATCTTGGAAACATCTGGCACCCTGATGCTCCTTACCTTGGTCAAGGATCCATCTCGACGCAAGACCCAAGGGTTGCCTTCTTGGTGTCCAGACTTTTCACCGATTCTTGATAGCCATCCCCTCTGCGGTCCAAAGTTCAAATCTGTAGCAAAGGTCAACGCAGGTGGATGTATGACAGAGATGCTAGATCGACTTTCACTGGGAGAGGGGGGTGCAACACTTCACCTGAAAGGAGTCTCGCTTGGTACAGTCGAACTTATTGGTGAGTCTTccgacgagatcaaggacgcAAAATTAGAGGGGTGGATAAAGATCTTGTCCCGCATGGGTCAAGTCTACCCCCCGACAGGCCAGTCCTCCTTTGAGGCCTTCTGGCGAACACTCATTCACGACGATGACTTTTCTAGTCGCCCGGCTAAACTCCCTCAGTCCGAGAACTTTCGGGACATGCTCTTGATGCTCATGGTCAAAAGGCTTCACAGGGTGTTTGAAGCTGGCGGAGCAGAAGCGGTGACAGAGCTTATCCAATCTTGGAAGGACCTTGGTCTAGACAATCTAGCTGAGAGATACCCTCATCATATCTACGGCACCAGTTTCCTACAGTCTTGCTGTAGGTGGGTTGGCCTTCTCCCTGAAACAGAAACCGAGCACTTGCTTCCCCCTGAGGAGAGTGCAGCATGGAGGCAGGGCCGACACGCAAGTGCCGCCGTGTTCGAGTTGCTACTCGGAGGCACCTTGTTCTTTCGGCGCATTGCCCTCACTTCTGAGAGACACCTAGCACATGCTTCAGAGTCTATGTCCACTGGAGATGAAGTATGGATAGTGTCTGGGTGCCCTTCTCCCCTAGTATTGCGGAGGGTGAGATCAGGGAGGGACCGGTATTGTCTCATTAGTGAGGGTTATGTCCATGGAGCAATGAATGGGGAGGTGGTCGCAAACGGCGTTGAATGGCAAGATATTATTCTAGTCTAGGTCATGCAAGAATGCATCGGGCCGCAACTTTGAGTGGAGGAAGTGACCAAATAGCGGTTCGATGACGGTTTTCAAGGCAAGATCGGGTTGAAATAAAGTAAAGATGAACAATCATACAGTGTAAGGGACATGActatcttaataaaaacGCTCGGTGGTAACCATAAGCCCTGCCCAGTGTCAGCTTAGCCGTCACAGGCTTCCCAACATCTCCCCAGTCCCTCTACTTGGGGCCATCTTTGCCCGCATACTCCCAGACTCTATAACTACCAAGTTCAGTTTCAATCTTTCCACCGTCGTATTTGACATATATTTTGTGGCACTC from Fusarium keratoplasticum isolate Fu6.1 chromosome 12, whole genome shotgun sequence includes:
- a CDS encoding HET domain-containing protein, with the translated sequence MSAYTSTLNDTSFRLATVEMVSGVENNRNEPQIPSVTLTTYQISDATTPSYNALSYTWGPPRRNAPGFVQSDDWPILLNGEPFHVKTNLYDALLHLCQYCPRKLVWIDALCINQSNTAERQPQVSAMDRIYNGASTVLIWLGKPSAKLQLGLEIADRVGELAMREAKRIISNQRYDLSLSLGDMKRNYGMEPFALDEADGLVTLFESYWFSRVWVIQEVALAKEVGVFYGDGILSYDKIGATATFLHLTGLSIAVTILVSIARGDNSVDPLDEVHIYQAERIQLLREWCRGGRSNWLDVLPLIDFSAGIEDDQLINRPGKGGSAGLILLKLLLWTVGFRAMDQRDVVYGLWGILQHMANAQGVEMPKHLRPNYDITAAELLQTVAREILETSGTLMLLTLVKDPSRRKTQGLPSWCPDFSPILDSHPLCGPKFKSVAKVNAGGCMTEMLDRLSLGEGGATLHLKGVSLGTVELIGESSDEIKDAKLEGWIKILSRMGQVYPPTGQSSFEAFWRTLIHDDDFSSRPAKLPQSENFRDMLLMLMVKRLHRVFEAGGAEAVTELIQSWKDLGLDNLAERYPHHIYGTSFLQSCCRWVGLLPETETEHLLPPEESAAWRQGRHASAAVFELLLGGTLFFRRIALTSERHLAHASESMSTGDEVWIVSGCPSPLVLRRVRSGRDRYCLISEGYVHGAMNGEVVANGVEWQDIILV